A region of the Culex quinquefasciatus strain JHB chromosome 1, VPISU_Cqui_1.0_pri_paternal, whole genome shotgun sequence genome:
tagcatgtcaatacgattccctcgaacaagaaacaccgttggatgacttgtttttaccatatcgttgtatttgagcatcattttagtttcatttgacctaatgtcaccccctctaagtagagatcctaaatagggagactggacgaagtgaatttgacgtacccaaacagacgcgagtttgacgtatccaaacgagcatttgcctttacgcccagcaaaacttatcagtgttgccaagctcaaaacatacgttgccagatcgatttaggaagcttagaccagtctccctatttagggtctctacctctaaggggtgagattgggtcaattttcaaactattggcattcaaggtagtgttcatcaaaatccaccatattttgggaaaatgtcagtaaactatctaagaacaaatctacgttgaaagattttcaatgttgtttaaattgtttttgttattaagaaattacgagagttgtattgttttttgacccatagtcacccccactgacggtacaatgatcctttgtacgaccacaaagagtataaaattgatttttaaatcaattttgaaaaattaatctcgcggtccttcttgacagaaaagctcctacttgacagctcgttccaaggggaacaTAGTTAatctatcgaaaaaatgttgtcttgtcaaagaaaaaaaatgaaaaaagtgatcagaaatggtttttaatcgtgttttttaaccgttgtatataaaaatttatatagggctttagtacccaattcgccACAGATAACGTTACTATCTTTACTTGAAGAAATTGTCAACATCATCATCCAAAACCTCCGACGGCAATACGCAAGTGCTAATACTTTAGTTTGACAGAAAATGTGGAGAGAAAAATAGAGGTGAGAGTGGAAATATCTCGTTCCAATTTGGTGCCAGAGCGACGAAATGTTTTTTCATTGATATGTTAAACGTCATGTCGATGCACAGAATTGATAAGTTTGCCAAATCATCGCTTCGTCAGATAAGCCGTCTTGATATTATCagcaatttaagcttaatttaagAACTCAATAACTCATACATAACTGAGTAGTTTCGATTTCTCTGAAaactgagtattttttttatgtatacgTGTGAATGCGAAATTATTCGAGCTTTTGTGCCAGTCTGATGAAACGTGTAATTATGCGTCCTTCAGAAACGCCACACTTCACGTCAAAAACTTCACAACATTAACACCAAACGTCAAATAACGAGTGAAAAGTTTTTCTTCGATCGCAGCCCCGGGGAACTGTCGTCGGATTTCACGCGAGTTTCGTTCGAGCTCTAAATTTTCGATTCGCTCGCAACATCGCAATGGCTCAAACTTTCGCGGAAGATCAGTACGGCCGGAAGATTGACCGGTGCCTAACCGATACGCTCATTAAGTTTGGTAAGTCGGTGGTGGTCTTGAACTTGAACACGGAATTTTATTACATAATTTTGGCTTGTTTATACGTGTGTCATGACGGATGACAAATTTAATAAACTGTATTCGGGGTTCGATTCCAGGTGGCGGATTGGCCCTGGGCAGTGTGTTTTCGCTGCTGTTCTTCAAGAGGCGAGCATGGCCAATCATCATGGGGTCCGGCTTCGGAATCGGCGTCGCCTACACCAACTGCGAGCGTGCCCTGAACGGCAAGTGAACCAGTTCCGGGTTGTTCCGGGGAGGtgcttgaaattttaataaattatgttCCGAGTCGTGTAAAGCTAAGTTTCTGTGGTTTCATTGTTGGAGGAATAAGCTTAATTTGATGACAGTACGAAAAAAACAAGGAATTCAGAAatgttttaacaaaaatctactcgaaactagataTATTTCAAAGGTTGTTTTTTAAATCTCTCGTTTATTCTGCAACATTTCCAAACCACCTAACACCAACTCAATTACTTCCGCTTTGTAAGGTTATCGTGTGCTGACATGAGTTTGTTCTTCCGATCAAGACATCTGAGATCTCACTGAGCATTGTTCCTGGAGGTTACGTTGacttttgcacttttttgcTTTCTGGACATTCACCTCCTTTGCCAATTCGGCTGAATCTTGTTCCGGTACCAGATGTTTGCTAGGGTCCTGGAAATTAGAATGGAATGCTTAGTTGGTAATTACAATTGTTTGTAGAATCGCGTCGGACTTTTCCGAACAAGTAAAATTTCTTCGGAGAAATTTATTGAATgcttttgttgattttaatcATTTGCTTCAAACTCTCAACttactttatttaaataaaaaaaatctcacctgCACTTCCCAGTCCTTACTCCAGCACCTCCTCCTCCATCCCATTTCCCATCGCCGGCATAATCCCAAAGATGTTCATCTGCTGCTTCGCGGCCAAAAACCCTCGCACCTCGTCGTACCGCTTCACACTGCGCTGAAACTTTTTATCCTTCCGCTCCGCTCCCTCACTCTCGTCTTCCGAATCACTGCTGCTGTACAGCGTGTTTTTCGTCGGaacttcctcctcctcctccagctgAATTCCCTTATCCTGTAGGGCTCGCTTCTCGCGCTTCCGAAACTCCACCCCGATCGGTTCGATGCGCTCGCGCAACTGCTGCAGCACCGGCCGGAAGTGGCGCTTCACGATGCGGGAATCGATGTGCTCTAGCTCGTCTGGGGGCCGGTCTTCGTTGCCGTCCGAGTCGCGGGTCTCGTTGCCGTCAACGGCGAAGAACTCGTCCTTTTGCGGGGGATTGTACTGGGCGGAGTAGGTTGGGGCAGGGTCCAGTTCCGGTTGTTGTTCCGACGGTGGTGGTAGTTGGGGCAGCGGATCTTCCTTGTTGGCGAGCTTTTTGACGAGGATGAGCAGACGTTGGCATTCTTCGTCGGAGGCGGCCAGCTCGGAGGAGATGTCCGCCAGGGACAGTTCCAGGGAGGGAAGCTGGTTGATAAAGTTGGAGTCTTCGTAATGCTGGGTTGATTCTTGGAGAAGTTCTTCCAGCTGGTTGTACTGATGTACAGTTTTAAGCATTTTCATCGAGAGAGCAGTTGAAAGTGACCGCAGGTTGGCCACTTCCGGAGGAAGTTTTTTTACGACTGGTCGCGCAGAAACATCTTTCTTTGCTTCAGTTATTCTATCGATATATTTCATGCAATCATCCCGGAGGGCGTCAATCCCCGTGGACAGTTCCGTCAATTTGCAGAAGCTAAGATCTGGCAATCCACAAGCCACGGAAAGTGCCAACCTGGTCAGAAACTGCGACTGAATGTACGCGTAAATGTTGTACAAATCCTTGATGGTCCTAACGCCGGCCGCCCCCTTCACCGCCTCGTAATCAACCTCCTCCACCGCAAACAGTTCACAATCTTCCAGCGCTTCCATCGGCGCGTAAACTTCCCTCCAACGCTCGTCCAGCTCGTGGTTCCGCTCCAACCCCGTAACGGCCTCGTGAATCCTTCTGATCGCGGCCATACAAGCCTGGACGCAATTCCCGGCGAAGCAATCCTGCTGGGCAAGCCTTGTCGTCCGCGTGGCATGCTGGGCATCGTTCAGGAAGAGCAAATTGCGCCGAATGGCCGCCTCGAAGCGATCGAGCGAGGTGATGAGGCCGGTGAGGGAAGCTTCCTGGCGCCGGAAGTGGAACCGGCGGGCGAGCTTGAGCGAGTAGCAGGTGGTGTAAGCGCCCGTTGTAAAAGCTATCGCGGGGAGCGTCCACCGGAAGGCGGTCCGATAAGGGAGAAGCAATCTGACGCTGGTGGCCGCGATGGAAGTGAGGGCTAGGAATTTTGCGGCTGTGAAGGAGGAGGATTCTGGCGAATCGATAGTGGCGAGACATTCTTCTATGATTTCGACGTGGTCGATTAGGAGCCGTCTAGAGTTTAAGGTTTGTAAAATTATGTTGCGTTGGAAGGTCTGGAAagaagtttttgtaaaaatccaaCTAAAAGTTCCGTAATTTACTCTCACCCGTTTGCCCTCAATTTCTGGATAAAATCTATTCATTTTGCAAGTTGAACTTTAATTTTGATTCTCACGTCTATAAAATACAAGTTACAAAGGcatttcaaactatttttcacttaaaattgTTGCTAAAACTAAAACTTCCACTCCCACGCAATCAGCACCGGCATTTACAATTTAGTAAACAAAAACATCTGGCGATGACGTTGACAAATGTCACTTGGACAAAAAGGGTGACCGCACGCGTGCTGGAAAGAGCCAGCTCATGCTTCCACAATTGCATACCTTGCGGGCGTTTTATTTTGGAATGCTTGCGCCCAAGTTTTAGGCAATGCActgatttcacaaaaaaaaattgtgtagtttttcaaagcttttcgCGTTGAATGCTTCGCTAAACGGATTACGCCCAAAGTTATTCCAAAAAGCTTGTAGCTTGTAACTTCGCACCAAATATTTGCATACTGAAGGGAAAACTTCTTCTCAACCTCCCCCGCTCGCATagagtggtgcgtgtctcgactgGGTGACTTGTTTGCGAGCgtttttttattacgtaacgcaaaaaatcgggtTTCCCTAACACCTAACAAAACGAGCGATTCCCTAACACAGACGGGAAGATCAAGTACTTCTAGCAGATAATTCACTTCATACGGCTTTTTTCCTTCAGTTTGTTACCGCGGGCGCCTGCGACATTCTGCTCTGCTTCTGCCGTAAACCGCGCCTTCGTCTGGCCATACCCGAAGCAGCGATAGCATTGCACCTACTTATATGCCAGGGTAGGACACATGTCGCAGCCGAAATGTAGAGCGCTTGGAACAACCGTTTCCCCGGAAGGTTAAATCGTAGACGCGTTTCCATTTTGCCATGCATAGGCGCCTGCTCATATGCCCGGGTAGGACACATATCGTGGCCAACCTTTCTTTTCAACAACCGTTCCTATGGAAGGTTCTGTCATAAACGCATCTCCGTTTGGCCCCCCTTCCTTATCTCGGTATGCAGCGGCGATCGACCCGACCTACTTCTTCACTGACCTCGCAAAGATGTCGGGAGCTTGTGATCGAGGTTCGCAGGGACCATCAGTAAAATGGCCAGATATCCATTTTGATCTCTGGAGTCTAACCATGCCGGCGCGGTACGGTCGTTGGGGGAAAACCCTCCCCCGGGGTCGCTTTGGTTGCCCTTTTTCCTGAACATTGTCAGGAAGGTTCCGTCATACACGCATCTCCGTTTTGCCATACCCAAAGCAGCGGTAGCATTGCAAAGGCACCTGCTTATATGCCCAGGTAAGGCACATATCGTTCCCCTGGATCGTAAATGCATTTCCGCTTGGCCATACCCGAAGCACCGGCAGCATGGCATAGGCGCCTACTTACACATGTCGCAGCCGAAACATAGAGCGTTGGGAACAACCATTCCCCCGGAAGGTCATTACCATGGTGACTGAATTGCCTCCTTTGCGCCTGGGGCGGTGGACGCCAATGACGTCCTGGTCGGCAAGTTTCTTGGTAAGTTCTTCCTTTTATGAGTTCACCCACAGAATGGCATGTGACGATGCATTTCACTTGGATCAAGCGACGATCGAAGCCAATGTAGCTCTGTGTTCCGTACATTGTATACTGTATTTACTGCATATACAAATACGTATATCGGCTTTGATCGTTCAGTTTTCACAGCGACGAGTTGGCCGTGCGAGTTAGGGtgcggacttagtaagctagacataggggaaatatacccatattaatcactctaagccgttcgaccaattctcatcactttgccgttttccgctattaaatcaacatttacagatatttcaacaatggagagttgcttgctcactttaattcgagctatttataactttggaaaagtcaaaaacacttttgaaaGCCGTAATTCAGgaacaaagtgctgataggccgataatagaaataggctgaaaaagggtataattCCCctaactatcgccggtttgatattttttttgggattacagatattttcCCAAGCGTCTACCAGATGTCAATTTACatattattagaggtaaaattaaacctttttctgacatttttttactgtgtgaatGATCCGGAGGACAAATTAACATATCAGTTTGATATGTCACaggcataaaccacgtggccttcaaatttaaaaccttactggggaaaggctataaaatcacttgaaaaataaacttcttgAGCAAATGTATATGTGTGGGTCCCATAAGtcacttttgaaaataataaagcttagttaagtacttcgaaagttatgctaaaaaactacTTTgactaaagtttgaaagattgtaaaaattgttgtttttgtaagaaaacccgtcatgtaatacatttttagaatggtattcaaaagagcattCCAACGAAATCTGGAAATCTGATACTGAtaaaatttttcgaaacatCTGATGAGAATTCCGAATCTTCCGCTGGTCCGCAATCCGGCAAtgcaaaacttgaaaaaatacaaacttttttgtaaaggtcagtattgcacactttgcaccaaattctccacccttgcaaatcataactgcacacaaaatatttgcacactGAAAATCATACCCCTTCTCCCCCCCGCTCGCCTATagtggtgcgtgtctcgactgagctttgATGCTTTCGACCGCACATCTTTAGAACTGTTTCAAACTAGGGTGTTTGTCTTAgatagtttttttctgctgtagtttgaggtgtgcactttgATGGAGAGCTTTCCACAACttgcacgattgtctaaaaatcgcTGCAATCTGCAATAAAGCTCTTGACAAAtgtgcacacctcaaactacagcagaaaaaaaaaactgtctaagACACATACCCGAAAGCTTTGCTTCAAATCGATGATAGCTTTTATCCTAGACACTCACCATAGTAGGCATGCGGGGTGGAGAA
Encoded here:
- the LOC6044999 gene encoding MICOS complex subunit Mic10; the protein is MAQTFAEDQYGRKIDRCLTDTLIKFGGGLALGSVFSLLFFKRRAWPIIMGSGFGIGVAYTNCERALNGK
- the LOC6045000 gene encoding uncharacterized protein LOC6045000, which codes for MNRFYPEIEGKRTFQRNIILQTLNSRRLLIDHVEIIEECLATIDSPESSSFTAAKFLALTSIAATSVRLLLPYRTAFRWTLPAIAFTTGAYTTCYSLKLARRFHFRRQEASLTGLITSLDRFEAAIRRNLLFLNDAQHATRTTRLAQQDCFAGNCVQACMAAIRRIHEAVTGLERNHELDERWREVYAPMEALEDCELFAVEEVDYEAVKGAAGVRTIKDLYNIYAYIQSQFLTRLALSVACGLPDLSFCKLTELSTGIDALRDDCMKYIDRITEAKKDVSARPVVKKLPPEVANLRSLSTALSMKMLKTVHQYNQLEELLQESTQHYEDSNFINQLPSLELSLADISSELAASDEECQRLLILVKKLANKEDPLPQLPPPSEQQPELDPAPTYSAQYNPPQKDEFFAVDGNETRDSDGNEDRPPDELEHIDSRIVKRHFRPVLQQLRERIEPIGVEFRKREKRALQDKGIQLEEEEEVPTKNTLYSSSDSEDESEGAERKDKKFQRSVKRYDEVRGFLAAKQQMNIFGIMPAMGNGMEEEVLE